Proteins co-encoded in one Lysobacter solisilvae genomic window:
- the dapD gene encoding 2,3,4,5-tetrahydropyridine-2,6-dicarboxylate N-succinyltransferase: MPGWRKAMTEKKPGRKTSRRTAAAKGPGVDELKFMVDSAFERRTMLSVDEIEGSTRPTVERVIAGLEKGEFRVAEPDGKGGWTVNEWLKKAVLLYFRVNEMHLVDARPAPFWDKIPARFEGYSESDFRKLGVRVVPGAIARRGAHLGKDVVLMPSFVNIGAHVGEGTMVDTWATVGSCAQVGKHCHLSGGAGIGGVLEPLQASPTIIEDHCFIGARSEVVEGFVVGHHSVIGMGVFLGQSTRVYNRMTGEISYGSVPPYSVVVSGQLPAKDGSHSLYCAVIVKQVDAKTRSKTSINDLLRGLAD, translated from the coding sequence CTGCCTGGATGGAGAAAGGCAATGACCGAGAAGAAGCCGGGTCGCAAGACCTCCCGCCGGACCGCAGCGGCCAAGGGGCCGGGCGTCGACGAACTGAAGTTCATGGTCGACAGCGCCTTCGAGCGCCGCACGATGCTCAGCGTCGACGAGATCGAGGGCTCCACGCGTCCGACCGTCGAGCGGGTGATCGCCGGGCTGGAAAAGGGTGAGTTCCGCGTCGCCGAGCCGGACGGCAAGGGCGGCTGGACCGTCAACGAATGGCTGAAGAAGGCGGTGCTGCTGTACTTCCGCGTCAACGAGATGCACCTGGTCGACGCGCGTCCGGCGCCGTTCTGGGACAAGATCCCGGCGCGCTTCGAGGGCTACAGCGAAAGCGATTTCCGCAAGCTGGGCGTGCGCGTCGTGCCGGGCGCGATCGCGCGCCGTGGCGCGCACCTGGGCAAGGACGTGGTGCTGATGCCCAGTTTCGTCAACATCGGCGCCCATGTCGGCGAGGGCACCATGGTGGATACCTGGGCCACGGTGGGGTCCTGCGCGCAGGTCGGCAAGCATTGCCACCTCAGCGGCGGCGCCGGCATCGGCGGCGTGCTCGAACCCCTGCAGGCGTCCCCGACCATCATCGAGGACCACTGCTTCATCGGCGCGCGCTCGGAAGTGGTCGAGGGTTTCGTCGTCGGCCACCACAGCGTGATCGGCATGGGCGTGTTCCTGGGCCAGAGCACGCGCGTCTACAACCGCATGACCGGTGAGATCAGCTACGGCAGCGTGCCGCCGTACAGCGTGGTCGTCTCCGGCCAGTTGCCGGCGAAGGACGGTTCCCATTCGCTGTATTGCGCGGTCATCGTCAAGCAGGTGGATGCGAAGACGCGGTCGAAGACCTCGATCAACGACCTGCTGCGCGGGCTGGCGGACTGA
- a CDS encoding Spx/MgsR family RNA polymerase-binding regulatory protein, which translates to MTTLYGLNNCDTCKKARKWLDRFGVAHTFIDYRDNRQAPETLVEWRDKLGGWDAMINKSSTTWRTLPDNRRTPGSDAEWKLLLKEYPQLIRRPVVVTDDGTVTQGFSDNGFKKRFGVGA; encoded by the coding sequence ATGACCACGCTCTACGGCCTCAACAACTGCGATACCTGCAAGAAGGCCCGCAAGTGGCTCGACCGCTTCGGCGTCGCCCACACCTTCATTGACTACCGCGACAACCGGCAGGCGCCGGAGACGCTGGTGGAGTGGAGGGACAAACTCGGCGGCTGGGACGCGATGATCAACAAGTCGTCCACGACCTGGCGCACGCTGCCCGACAACCGCAGGACGCCGGGCTCGGATGCCGAGTGGAAGCTTCTGCTGAAGGAGTACCCGCAGCTGATCCGCCGGCCGGTCGTGGTGACCGACGACGGCACGGTGACGCAGGGATTCAGCGACAACGGATTCAAGAAGCGGTTCGGGGTAGGCGCATGA